CCCTGCTGAGGAGTTAAGTATGTCGGCGGAATTAACCGATGCTGAAACCTTGCGTTATAATCGTCAGATTGTGCTGCGCGGCTTTGGCTTAGAGGGTCAGGAGAAGCTGAAAGCCTCGCGGGTGCTGATCGTCGGGCTGGGTGGCCTAGGCTGTACTGCCGCGCTCTACCTGGCGGCGGCGGGGGTAGGCCATCTGGTTCTGGTCGATTTCGACAGTATTACGCTCTCTAATTTACAACGTCAAATCCTGCACCGTGACGAGCGCATCGGTATGCCCAAGGTTGAATCGGCGCAGCTAGAGCTGAGCGCCATCAACCCACATATTCGCATCGATGCCATCAATGACCAACTGGACGATAAACACATGGCGGCGCACATCGCCGCCTGCGATCTGCTGCTGGACTGCTCCGACAACGTGGCAACGCGTGACCGACTGAACCGTTTGTGTCATGCACAGCGCAAAGCGCTGGTCTCCGGTGCGGCGATCCGCCTGGAAGGCCAGCTCAGCGTGTTCACTTATCAGCCGGGGGAGCCATGTTATCGTTGCCTGAGCCGGCTGTTCGGTGAAAATGCCCTGACCTGCGTCGAGTCCGGCGTCATAGCACCGCTGGTCGGCACTATCGGCAGTTTGCAAGCGATGGAGGCCATCAAGCTGCTGACGAACTACGGCCACACGCTGGCCGGAAAGCTGCTGATACTCGACGCCATGACCATGCAATTTTGCGAAATGACACTGCTAAAACACCCGCAATGTGAGGTATGTAGCAGGAATTAACAGAGGCAAACAGAGCGGGGCATTCCCGCTCTATTATTTTATCGCACAGGCTACTGGATACCTTGGCTGCGTAGATAATCTTCATAGTTGCCGGTAAAATCGATCACCTTGTTCGGTGTCATTTCCAGTATGCGCGTGGCCAGCGAACTGACGAATTCACGGTCGTGGGAAACGAAGATCAGCGTACCTTCGTACATTTCCAACGCCATGTTCAACGACTCAATGGATTCCATATCCAGGTGGTTGGTTGGTTCATCCATAACCAAAATGTTAGGACGCTGCATCATCAGCTTACCGAATAGCATACGCCCCTTTTCACCACCGGACAGTACCTTTACTTTCTTCTTGATATCGTCTTGGCTGAACAGTAAACGCCCCAGC
The sequence above is drawn from the Serratia symbiotica genome and encodes:
- the moeB gene encoding molybdopterin-synthase adenylyltransferase MoeB, giving the protein MSAELTDAETLRYNRQIVLRGFGLEGQEKLKASRVLIVGLGGLGCTAALYLAAAGVGHLVLVDFDSITLSNLQRQILHRDERIGMPKVESAQLELSAINPHIRIDAINDQLDDKHMAAHIAACDLLLDCSDNVATRDRLNRLCHAQRKALVSGAAIRLEGQLSVFTYQPGEPCYRCLSRLFGENALTCVESGVIAPLVGTIGSLQAMEAIKLLTNYGHTLAGKLLILDAMTMQFCEMTLLKHPQCEVCSRN